The following coding sequences are from one Schizosaccharomyces osmophilus chromosome 1, complete sequence window:
- the sst1 gene encoding ER membrane calcium transmembrane transporter, with amino-acid sequence MSSNQDWNHSQSGDSAKTITQNTRQPDSFSSAHRYVPSGSISSEDLGDFVMPEVHEPDSGNADASLPYDSQEVPRQGSRVQRKISSNTDPVGPSSSSVDQNNNYEYRPYTSLSMYRPRQDGDFSPSAQSAHSPDPRTGPMNLSKGRQTASSVKSEESLNLKARQTAINETRAFGIRLWKPALYKKLRSVNRDAEIDIHDEPLKRPSKSISNWIWFTCFGIPLFSVMFLCFLFFSLLSYFNFPYAVLYKRLCQGLMWYLLYPFGQHVRHKVRPRIANSPTLGRRRRRSSSQRADNLRLNFLTFSFCENPMNRALDCEASKGPFSISMVVYYTFFYLFITPSLLLVSAICMFSIFFIPCARTLWTLWKHLHTCPLAISFRNNIALPISQESLEVVLLCVRQAASSKYYKYTVDGIYIIYFDMLALIFPTIIIGFFGPKGYWFSSPMVIFTASLISIIPLAYFIGMAVASISAQSSMGMGAFINAFFGSVIEVFLYSVALRQGNAQLVEGSIIGSILAGLLLMPGLSMCAGAVKKKFQFFNIKSAGATSTMLLFAVLGVFAPTMLFQIYGTFTLECTSCGPECQTCTKRFILLNDEFYQERIRPFTYICAVLLLLSYGIGLWFTLRTHAAHIWENLNVNEASVILAKPEDNNIVENHNDHGDNDANSTSREPFGSSADYTSSDTSSIQDFERTQQKPYSPEPQSHLIKQPEGHSEDAPNWSRLKSAVILLSATFAYALIAEILVQNVDTVMEKYSISEKLLGLILFALVPNTTEFMNAISFALNDNIALSMEIGSAYALQVCLLQIPCLMAYSAFEYHSSGATLTFEHLFTLIFPSWDMICIMICVFLLTYVHSEGKSTYFKGSILVLAYLVSMSGFMFFNV; translated from the coding sequence ATGTCAAGCAATCAAGACTGGAACCATTCCCAATCCGGGGATTCTGCCAAAACGATCACTCAAAATACAAGACAGCCTGATTCTTTCAGTAGTGCCCATCGTTATGTGCCCAGTGGGTCTATATCTAGTGAAGATTTAGGGGATTTTGTTATGCCTGAAGTGCACGAGCCCGATTCTGGCAACGCGGATGCGTCTCTTCCGTATGATTCACAAGAAGTTCCCCGTCAAGGAAGTCGTGTTCAGAGAAAAATCTCATCAAACACCGATCCAGTAGGaccatcttcttcttcggtagatcaaaacaataattaTGAATACCGTCCATACACCAGCCTAAGTATGTACCGCCCTAGACAGGATGGCGATTTCTCCCCGTCGGCTCAGTCGGCTCATTCACCGGATCCAAGAACGGGACCAATGAACCTTTCGAAAGGACGTCAAACTGCCTCTTCTGTTAAATCAGAAGAATCTCTAAACTTGAAAGCCCGTCAAACTGCCATCAATGAAACTAGGGCTTTCGGTATCCGTCTTTGGAAACCTGCCTTGTACAAAAAGCTTCGGTCCGTCAATCGTGATGCTGAAATTGATATTCATGATGAACCTTTAAAGCGTCCTAGTAAATCTATATCGAATTGGATTTGGTTTACCTGTTTTGGTattcctttgttttctgtgATGTTTCtctgtttccttttcttctctctcctttcttattttaATTTCCCTTATGCTGTGTTGTACAAGCGTCTCTGTCAAGGCCTAATGTGGTACCTTTTGTATCCCTTTGGTCAGCATGTCCGTCATAAGGTCCGTCCAAGAATTGCTAATTCTCCTACACTaggaagacgaagaagaaggagcaGCTCTCAACGAGCAGATAATTTGCGTTTAAATTTCCtaaccttttctttctgcgAAAATCCAATGAATAGAGCTTTAGACTGTGAGGCTTCTAAGGGACCATTCAGCATTTCCATGGTCGTTTATtatactttcttttatttatttattacaCCCTCTCTTTTACTCGTCTCTGCCATTTGTATGTTTAGTATATTCTTTATCCCTTGTGCACGAACTTTGTGGACCTTGTGGAAGCATTTGCATACTTGTCCTCTAGCTATATCATTCAGAAACAACATTGCTCTACCAATCTCGCAAGAGTCGCTGGAGGTTGTACTCTTGTGCGTTAGGCAAGCTGCCAGCTCCAAGTACTACAAGTATACGGTCGATGGaatttatattatttattttgatatGCTTGCTTTAATCTTTCCGACAATCATTATTGGCTTTTTTGGGCCTAAGGGTTATTGGTTCTCATCTCCAATGGTTATATTTACCGCGTCCTTGATCAGTATTATTCCGCTGGCTTATTTTATTGGAATGGCAGTGGCATCCATCTCAGCTCAAAGTAGTATGGGTATGGGGGCATTTATAAACGCATTTTTTGGCTCTGTTATTGAAGTGTTCCTTTATTCGGTAGCTTTACGCCAAGGAAATGCTCAGCTTGTTGAAGGAAGTATTATCGGTAGTATATTAGCTGGTCTATTATTGATGCCTGGTTTATCGATGTGTGCTGGAGcagtaaaaaagaagtttcaGTTCTTTAATATAAAGTCTGCTGGTGCCACTAGCACaatgcttttgtttgctgtTCTTGGTGTTTTTGCTCCAACCATGCTATTCCAAATTTACGGTACTTTTACGTTAGAATGTACCAGCTGTGGTCCCGAATGTCAGACATGCACAAAACGATTTATACTACTTAATGATGAATTTTACCAAGAAAGGATTCGCCCATTCACTTATATTTGTGCTGTTTTACTCCTGTTGTCTTATGGCATTGGTTTGTGGTTTACATTAAGAACGCATGCTGCCCATATTTGGGAGAATTTGAATGTAAACGAAGCTTCTGTAATTTTAGCTAAACCCGAAGACAATAACATTGTCGAGAACCATAATGATCATGGAGATAATGATGCAAACTCGACCTCTCGAGAACCCTTTGGCTCTTCCGCTGACTACACTTCTTCTGATACTTCTTCCATTCAGGACTTTGAAAGAACTCAGCAGAAACCATATAGTCCCGAACCTCAAAGCCATCTTATAAAACAGCCAGAGGGACACAGTGAAGACGCACCAAATTGGTCTCGTCTTAAAAGTGCCGTTATTCTTTTATCTGCGACCTTTGCATATGCTTTAATTGCTGAGATTTTAGTGCAGAATGTTGATACCGTAATGGAGAAGTACTCAATTAGTGAAAAGCTTCTTGGAttaattttgtttgctCTTGTTCCCAATACTACAGAATTTATGAATGCCATATCATTTGCACTTAATGACAATATTGCTTTGTCAATGGAAATTGGTTCCGCTTACGCTTTACAGGTATGTCTGCTACAGATACCTTGCCTTATGGCGTATAGCGCCTTTGAATATCACAGCTCGGGTGCAACATTGACTTTTGAAcatttatttactttaaTATTTCCCAGTTGGGACATGATATGTATTATGATTTGTGTGTTTTTACTGACTTACGTTCATTCTGAGGGAAAGAGTACATATTTCAAAGGGTCCATTTTGGTCCTTGCCTACTTGGTGTCAATGTCTGgatttatgttttttaatGTTTAA